The following are from one region of the Stanieria cyanosphaera PCC 7437 genome:
- a CDS encoding molybdopterin oxidoreductase family protein: protein MTEPTKTLCPYCGVGCGLEVLPPAQPGKATNRDQQGNPIWQVRGDRSHPSSQGKICVKGGTIAESLDKNRLKYPMIRESLDQPFRRASWDEALEKIVNRIQELRTTQGSDSICMYGSGQFQTEDYYIAQKLLKGCLGTNNFDANSRLCMSSAVAGYTQSFGSDGPPCCYDDLELTDCAFLIGTNTAECHPIVFNRLRVHHKKNRKVKMIVVDPRRTPTAEAADLHLAIKPGTDIDLLNGIAHLLLRWGYLDTLFIDECTQGFSQYTEVIQHYPPEVVARKCGIRIDLLEQAARYWGESERVLSLWSMGVNQSSEGTAKVRTIINLHLMTGNIGKPGAGPFSLTGQPNAMGGREAGGLAHILPGYRVVKNPQHRAEVEQLWGLTPGSISPNPGKDAWSMITGLETGTVGLLWIAATNPAVSMPDLERTKQALMRSPLTVYQDAYYPTETSAYAHILLPAAQWSEKTGTMTNSERVVTLCPQFREPPGEAKADWEIFAEVGRRLGFTQEFNFTNSEAVYAEFVQLTRDRPCDVTGLSYQRLQQQGPIQWPCPLEEEGEIGRKGEAEETGIFSALFKEKKQEKVAKRLYTDGIFNTPDGRAKFAAFHSKGLAEPPNNEYPFVLTVGRVYEHWHTMTRTGRIEKIMKKQPQPFLEIHPRDAEQLAIEEGMLIEIHSRRGKGIFPARITKAIAPGTVFVPMHWGALWAENAEANVLTHPEACPISLEPELKACAVKLIPVKPELQQERSLFQQKAKESVSV from the coding sequence GTGACCGAACCAACCAAAACATTATGTCCATACTGCGGTGTAGGTTGTGGCTTAGAAGTCTTACCTCCAGCACAACCAGGTAAAGCCACTAATCGAGATCAGCAAGGTAATCCGATTTGGCAAGTTAGAGGCGATCGCTCTCACCCCTCTAGTCAAGGTAAAATATGTGTTAAAGGTGGTACAATCGCAGAATCTCTCGATAAAAACCGTCTCAAGTATCCAATGATCAGAGAGTCTTTGGATCAGCCTTTTCGTCGCGCTAGTTGGGATGAAGCTTTAGAAAAAATTGTTAATCGGATTCAAGAACTTAGAACTACTCAAGGTTCAGACTCTATCTGTATGTATGGTTCTGGACAATTTCAAACCGAAGACTATTATATTGCTCAAAAACTGCTCAAGGGTTGTTTAGGTACTAATAATTTTGACGCCAACTCCCGTCTGTGTATGTCTTCGGCAGTAGCAGGATATACCCAAAGTTTTGGTTCGGATGGTCCTCCCTGCTGTTACGATGATTTAGAGTTAACCGATTGTGCTTTTTTAATTGGAACCAATACGGCTGAGTGTCATCCAATTGTGTTTAATCGCTTGCGAGTTCATCATAAAAAGAACCGTAAAGTAAAAATGATCGTTGTCGATCCTCGTCGTACTCCTACTGCTGAAGCTGCCGATCTACATTTAGCGATTAAACCAGGTACAGATATCGATTTACTCAATGGTATCGCTCATCTGTTGCTGCGTTGGGGTTATCTCGATACTTTATTTATTGACGAATGTACTCAAGGTTTTTCTCAATATACCGAGGTAATTCAACATTATCCCCCTGAAGTCGTCGCTCGAAAATGTGGAATTCGCATCGATCTACTTGAACAAGCTGCTCGTTATTGGGGAGAGTCGGAAAGAGTACTTTCTTTGTGGTCGATGGGAGTCAACCAATCTTCCGAAGGCACGGCAAAAGTTAGAACCATTATTAATCTGCATTTAATGACGGGAAATATCGGTAAACCAGGTGCTGGTCCTTTTTCCCTGACTGGACAACCAAACGCAATGGGTGGAAGAGAAGCAGGAGGACTTGCCCATATTCTACCTGGTTATCGTGTAGTTAAAAATCCTCAACATCGAGCAGAAGTAGAACAATTATGGGGTTTAACACCAGGAAGTATTTCTCCTAATCCAGGTAAAGATGCTTGGAGTATGATTACAGGGTTAGAAACAGGAACAGTAGGTTTATTGTGGATCGCTGCAACCAATCCTGCTGTTAGTATGCCCGATCTAGAACGAACCAAACAAGCTTTAATGCGATCGCCTTTGACAGTTTATCAAGACGCTTACTATCCCACCGAAACTTCTGCTTATGCTCATATTTTGTTACCTGCTGCTCAATGGAGCGAAAAAACAGGAACAATGACAAATTCAGAACGAGTAGTTACGCTTTGCCCGCAATTTCGTGAGCCTCCAGGAGAAGCTAAAGCAGATTGGGAAATCTTCGCTGAAGTTGGTCGTCGTTTGGGATTTACTCAAGAGTTTAATTTTACTAATTCTGAAGCAGTTTACGCCGAATTTGTGCAATTAACACGCGACCGCCCTTGTGATGTCACAGGCTTGAGTTATCAACGTTTACAACAACAAGGCCCAATTCAATGGCCCTGTCCCCTGGAGGAAGAGGGGGAGATAGGGAGAAAGGGTGAAGCAGAAGAAACTGGCATTTTTTCCGCTTTGTTTAAAGAAAAGAAACAGGAAAAAGTAGCAAAACGTCTCTATACCGACGGAATCTTTAACACTCCTGACGGTAGGGCAAAATTTGCAGCTTTCCACTCCAAAGGATTGGCAGAACCTCCTAACAATGAATATCCTTTCGTATTAACTGTCGGTCGAGTTTACGAACACTGGCACACCATGACTCGGACGGGAAGAATTGAAAAGATTATGAAAAAACAACCTCAACCATTCTTAGAAATTCATCCCCGTGATGCTGAACAATTAGCAATTGAAGAAGGGATGTTGATAGAAATTCATTCTCGTCGCGGTAAAGGAATTTTTCCTGCTAGAATTACTAAAGCGATCGCGCCAGGAACAGTTTTTGTACCCATGCACTGGGGAGCATTGTGGGCAGAAAATGCTGAGGCTAACGTCCTTACTCATCCAGAAGCTTGCCCCATTTCCCTTGAACCAGAATTAAAAGCCTGTGCAGTAAAGTTAATCCCTGTTAAACCAGAATTGCAACAAGAGCGGTCGCTTTTTCAACAAAAAGCCAAAGAATCTGTATCAGTATAA
- the ffh gene encoding signal recognition particle protein: protein MFDALAERLEDAWKKLRGQDKISKSNIQDALKEVRRALLEADVNLQVVKNFIAEVEKEANGAEVISGVNPGQQFIKIVYDELVKVMGESNVPLAQADKAPTIILMAGLQGTGKTTATAKLALYLQKQQQTCLMVATDVYRPAAINQLLTLGKQINVPVFEMGTDANPVEIARQGIEKAKELGVDTVLIDTAGRLQIDQDMMAELAQIKETVQPHDTLLVVDAMTGQEAANLTRTFHEQIGITGAILTKLDGDSRGGAALSVRQVSGQPIKFVGVGEKVEALEPFYPDRLASRILNMGDILTLVEKAQEEIDLADMENMQSKILEAKFDFNDFLKQMRLLKNMGSLGGVLKLIPGMNKISGADLQKGETQLKRTEAMINSMTKEEKSNPELLAQSPSRRRRVAKGSGFEETDVSKLIKDFTRMRSLMQQMGKGMPAMPGMGGMPGMGGMPGMGGMPGMGGMPGFRGYQGGSKKKKKTKKKKGFGSL from the coding sequence ATGTTTGATGCTCTAGCAGAACGTTTAGAAGATGCGTGGAAGAAACTGCGCGGTCAAGATAAAATCAGCAAATCTAATATCCAAGATGCTCTTAAAGAGGTACGTCGTGCTTTATTAGAAGCTGATGTTAACCTTCAAGTAGTTAAAAATTTTATTGCAGAAGTTGAAAAGGAAGCTAATGGTGCGGAAGTCATCTCTGGAGTAAACCCAGGACAACAATTTATCAAAATTGTCTATGACGAGTTAGTCAAAGTGATGGGGGAAAGTAATGTTCCTCTAGCACAAGCCGACAAAGCTCCTACTATAATTCTAATGGCAGGTTTACAAGGTACAGGGAAAACTACCGCCACTGCTAAATTAGCTCTTTATTTGCAAAAACAACAACAAACTTGTTTAATGGTCGCTACAGACGTATATCGTCCTGCTGCGATCAATCAGTTGTTAACTTTAGGCAAACAAATTAATGTTCCTGTGTTTGAAATGGGAACCGATGCCAATCCTGTAGAAATTGCTCGCCAAGGAATTGAGAAAGCCAAAGAATTAGGTGTAGATACGGTGTTGATTGATACTGCGGGACGATTGCAAATCGATCAAGACATGATGGCAGAATTAGCTCAGATCAAAGAAACCGTTCAGCCTCATGATACTTTATTAGTAGTAGATGCCATGACTGGGCAAGAAGCAGCCAATCTTACCCGTACTTTCCATGAACAAATTGGCATTACAGGGGCAATTCTGACCAAATTAGATGGTGATAGTCGTGGTGGTGCAGCTTTATCGGTAAGACAAGTATCGGGACAACCGATTAAGTTTGTCGGTGTCGGGGAAAAAGTAGAAGCATTAGAACCTTTTTATCCAGATAGACTAGCTTCCCGTATTCTCAATATGGGAGATATTCTGACTTTAGTAGAAAAAGCTCAGGAAGAGATTGATTTGGCTGATATGGAAAATATGCAGTCGAAGATTCTCGAAGCTAAATTTGATTTTAATGACTTCCTCAAACAAATGCGCTTACTGAAGAATATGGGTTCTTTGGGTGGGGTGCTGAAGTTGATTCCTGGGATGAATAAAATTAGTGGTGCGGATTTACAAAAAGGAGAAACCCAACTCAAACGCACCGAAGCAATGATCAACTCGATGACCAAAGAAGAAAAAAGTAATCCTGAATTACTGGCACAGTCTCCTAGTCGTCGTCGTCGTGTGGCTAAAGGTTCTGGTTTTGAAGAAACTGATGTCTCCAAACTAATTAAAGATTTTACCCGAATGCGATCGCTGATGCAACAAATGGGTAAAGGAATGCCTGCTATGCCTGGTATGGGTGGTATGCCTGGTATGGGCGGAATGCCTGGTATGGGCGGAATGCCTGGTATGGGTGGTATGCCTGGATTTCGAGGCTATCAAGGCGGTTCTAAGAAGAAGAAAAAAACCAAGAAAAAGAAAGGTTTTGGTTCTTTATAA
- the rpsP gene encoding 30S ribosomal protein S16 — MVKLRLKRFGKKREVSYRIVAISSRTRRDGRPLEELGFYNPRTDETRLNVPAIVKRLQDGAQPTDTVRNILEKAKIFEQVHA, encoded by the coding sequence ATGGTCAAACTGCGTTTAAAACGATTCGGCAAAAAAAGAGAAGTTAGTTATCGAATTGTAGCTATTAGTAGTAGAACTCGTAGAGATGGTCGTCCTCTCGAAGAGTTAGGTTTCTACAACCCTAGAACAGATGAAACTAGATTAAACGTTCCTGCAATTGTGAAACGTCTCCAAGATGGAGCGCAACCTACAGATACAGTACGGAACATTCTCGAAAAAGCCAAAATTTTTGAACAAGTTCATGCCTAA
- a CDS encoding KH domain-containing protein, whose amino-acid sequence MPNKTTLSEKKNNASPDYIGLVQFLIQPFLDDPKSLSVDCEEISSKQKVWLRVAFDLNDKGKVFGRGGRNIQAVRTILNTAATAVGQSIYLDVYSDQDDKPNFNPLNRGQNRDRRPNNFKGKKPMGKTRFRRSQSG is encoded by the coding sequence ATGCCTAACAAGACAACTTTGTCTGAAAAAAAGAACAATGCCAGTCCAGATTATATTGGGCTGGTTCAGTTTCTGATTCAACCTTTTTTAGACGATCCAAAATCTTTGTCAGTTGATTGCGAAGAAATTAGCAGCAAACAAAAAGTTTGGTTAAGGGTAGCCTTTGATCTCAACGACAAGGGTAAAGTCTTTGGCAGGGGTGGTCGCAACATTCAAGCAGTTAGAACGATTTTAAATACGGCTGCTACTGCTGTAGGTCAATCAATTTATTTGGATGTCTACAGCGACCAAGACGACAAACCTAACTTCAATCCCTTAAATCGTGGACAAAATCGCGATCGCAGACCAAACAATTTTAAAGGCAAAAAGCCGATGGGAAAAACCCGTTTTCGGCGTTCTCAGAGTGGTTAG